CCGCGCGGTTATGGTTGATCAGAATTTGTTTGCCCAGGCGAAACCAGGAATTTGGCAAATCTTTGGGTTTGGAGCGCTTCGATTTCATTATGGCCGTCAGAGCCGGCCACTTCTCGTTGCACAAACGCCGCCGCTCCTGGAGTGGCTTCGATGATTTTGAAACCCGCTTCCGCTCCCGACACGCAAATCGGTTTGGTGTAACTATCGGCGGTAATACAATCGGGCGCAATGACGGTCACGCTCGAATGCCCCGTTACGCCTAAGCCCGTGCGCGGATCGATAATGTGCGAATAACGCTGGCCATCGATTTCCACGAACTGAAATGCGTCGCCGGAGGTGGTAATGGCGTAGTTGGAAAGTTGCACGTATCGGCTGGGCGTTCCTTCGCCGGAAGGGGGCTCAATGCCGATTCGCCAACCCGGCTTACCCGGCGGGGGATTGCTCACGCCAATATCGCCGGAGGCATCAATCAAAGCGCTAGTGATTCCTTCTCGTTTGAGCACCTTGAAGGCCTCATCCACGCCGTAGCCCATGCCAATGCCGCCGGCATCGAGCCGCATGCCGGGCTTGCGAAATTGCGCCGTGTGCATGGCCGAATTGAGCCGCAAGGAACGATAACCGGTTGCTTCTCGCGCGGCGGCTAACAGTTCGGCCGAGGGCATTTCCTTCGTGCGCCGAGCGCGTCGCCACAATTTGGTTAGCGGCCCCACGGTCATGTCGAAGGCCCCGTCGCTTTTTTCTGAAAGCGCTTGGGCAAACTCCAGCACATGCCACAAGTCGTCGCTGACGGGCACAGGATTTGACGACGGCGACGTGGCACTCAACCGGCTAAGCTCACTGTCGGAGTCGTAATCGCTCAAAATGCGATTCAATTCTTCAATGCGCGCATAGGCCGCTTGAGCTGCGCGGTTTGCGACCGTTTCGTCGGCGGCATACAATACGATTTTCCACGGCGCTCCCATGTGATTTTCCGTGAACGTGAACCGCACCAGCGAATTTGCCTGCTGTGCGCCGCAAACATTCGCGCAGAAAATCATCGCCGTGGCCGCCAGGCTCAACACAATTCGGCGGATGGCAACCGGCGGCTTCATCACGAAAGTATTTTCCTTAAGGCCTGTGCATCTTCGCAGCTTCATCATGCTTACCCTAGTGTATCATCACGCTCGTCTGCAACTTGGGGCTGCGGTGGCGTTCTGCCTACTTGCCAATCGGTTGTCGGCCGCTCCTCCAATTGTCGAAATGCCCAACTCTACCGCCGCAACTGCCGCCGAGATGAAGCCCTACACTGACGTCATCGGCGGAACCGATGTGAAATTCGAAATGCTCCCCATCCCCGGCGGCAAATTCACCATGGGAAGCCCCGAGAGCGAACACGGCCACAAGCCCGACGAAGGCCCACAGCACGAAGTCAAAATCGAGCCGTTTTGGCTGGAGAAGTACGAGCTCACCTGGGACGAGTTCGAAGTGTTCATGTTCACGCTCGATATCGACCGCCGCAAAATTACCTCTCAGCCAAGCACCGACAACGACAAGCTGGCCGATGCTTTGGCCCGGCCGACCAAGCCGTATACCGATATGTCGTTCGGCATGGGAAAGGATGGTTTTCCGGCTATCAGCATGACGCACTACGCCGCCCGCATGTATTGCCGCTGGTTGAGTGCGAAAACCGGCCGCTACTACCGCTTGCCGACGGAAGCGGAATGGGAATACGCTTGCCGCGCCGGCACAACGACGGCATATTCGTTCGGCGACGATGCCAAGCAGCTCAACGATTATGCCTGGCACGACGGCAACAGCGAGGACAGTTACCACAAAATCGGCAAGAAAAAGCCGAACACCTGGGGTCTGTACGATATGCACGGCAACGTCGCGGAATGGGTGCTCGACCAATACATCGCCGATTACTACGCGCAATTCAAAGGCAAAACGGCGATTGAACCATTGGCCGTTACCCAATCGAAATTTCCGCACCCGGTGCGCGGGGGCTCGTGGCAAGATGATGCAGTCGATTTGCGCAGTGCCGCACGCAAACCCTCGAAGAAGGAATGGGAAGCCACCGATCCGCAGCTTCCGCAAAGCGTATGGTATTTAACCGACGCGGAGTTTGTCGGCTTCCGCATTTGCCGTCCGCTACACGAGCCAACGGCCGAGGAAAAGCAAAAAATCTGGGACGCCGGCCTGGAAGCCGAGGGGGAAGGCGGCCGCATTATTTGGCCCAACGGCGAGCCGCCTAAGAAGTAAAAGTGAAGTATCGGCCTGCAGCCGCCAGTGCCGGCTTTTTAAAACGTTGCGAAATTGCGCCCCTGGGCCTAAACTGGAGTCGCCGCAGCCACCCCCATCAACGATCTTGGAGTACTTCCCATGTCCTCCCCTTTGCAACCGTTGCCTTCCTCAAACAACTCCGCTTCCAATTCCAGTCGGCGGGAATTTTTGAAAACCTCCGGCGTGGCCATGGCTGGCGCAGGTTTGGCCGCCACGCTCGGCATTGCCCGGCAGGCGCACGCCGCGCAAAACGATGATGCCATTCGCGTGGCGCTCATCGGCTGTGGCGGCCGCGGCGGCGGCGCGGTGCTGGATGCCATGTCGACCGGCAACAACATCAAGCTGGTGGCCATGGCCGACGCCTTCAAAGATCGGCTGGACGCCAAATACGACGACTTGAAAAAGGCGGCCGGCGACAAAATTGCCGTCGACGACGATCACAAGTTCGTCGGTTTCGATGCCTACCAAAAGGCGATCGATTCGGGCGTCGATTTGGTGATTCTTGCCACGCCGCCGGGCTTCCGGCCAATCCAT
This DNA window, taken from Pirellulales bacterium, encodes the following:
- a CDS encoding FAD:protein FMN transferase translates to MKPPVAIRRIVLSLAATAMIFCANVCGAQQANSLVRFTFTENHMGAPWKIVLYAADETVANRAAQAAYARIEELNRILSDYDSDSELSRLSATSPSSNPVPVSDDLWHVLEFAQALSEKSDGAFDMTVGPLTKLWRRARRTKEMPSAELLAAAREATGYRSLRLNSAMHTAQFRKPGMRLDAGGIGMGYGVDEAFKVLKREGITSALIDASGDIGVSNPPPGKPGWRIGIEPPSGEGTPSRYVQLSNYAITTSGDAFQFVEIDGQRYSHIIDPRTGLGVTGHSSVTVIAPDCITADSYTKPICVSGAEAGFKIIEATPGAAAFVQREVAGSDGHNEIEALQTQRFAKFLVSPGQTNSDQP
- a CDS encoding formylglycine-generating enzyme family protein, whose product is MLTLVYHHARLQLGAAVAFCLLANRLSAAPPIVEMPNSTAATAAEMKPYTDVIGGTDVKFEMLPIPGGKFTMGSPESEHGHKPDEGPQHEVKIEPFWLEKYELTWDEFEVFMFTLDIDRRKITSQPSTDNDKLADALARPTKPYTDMSFGMGKDGFPAISMTHYAARMYCRWLSAKTGRYYRLPTEAEWEYACRAGTTTAYSFGDDAKQLNDYAWHDGNSEDSYHKIGKKKPNTWGLYDMHGNVAEWVLDQYIADYYAQFKGKTAIEPLAVTQSKFPHPVRGGSWQDDAVDLRSAARKPSKKEWEATDPQLPQSVWYLTDAEFVGFRICRPLHEPTAEEKQKIWDAGLEAEGEGGRIIWPNGEPPKK